The genomic interval ggagctagtgcccttggctcccctacgtttggcaagctccagcagggCCAGCTTCCTGTCTTTCCCCGTCATTGAGTCTGCATAGACGAGAAAAAGGAGGGGTTAGTTGACCAAGGTATGCAAGTAagttaaaaaacacataaaagcatGCATGGAAAGGTGCAGGTATCCTAAGAGGAGAAtgaagagctacctatatacTTTTTTAAGGCCACCACATCGAACTCGTCTTTGATGAGACGAGCAgaattgtacttggcccccaggagtagcccgcacagctcgcgctcataaggggccatagcttcgaggtccctggatttcttgaactcaactccaggaacccagtagagggggtacccctcgagcacaCTTGGACTTTaaggggtagcagatatcatgtagaatctgcccttccaatctttgaaggattgctggtacaggcccaggagcacccgcccagcaaccccgttcaggctgacccaggacctgtccccagggttcttcgcttcgaagaagtagaggaacacgtccacagaggcgttgtgcccgaaatagctgcagaggatttgaaatgcccggatgaaggcccaggcatttgggtggagttggcagggcgcgacgtttagctccatcatcagctccttttcgaagaaggtgaaagggagacgcagcttcaacctcttgaagatagcggagtagacaaagacgaagggcaccccattggtggccctgtcatccgcgcagataggcatccctcgaggagggatgcggatttgaatgttgaagtcattctccctgtcgacggagcaggaaggctcatcaGGATTGCGACTTAGCAGGGACTTGAGATGGCCCTCGGGCAGTagagtggaggtttcagcgagcaatgccaggggagcccattcgtagaccctggcattgtcgtggaaggaggtagccacaggcggtggtggagctggcgcactcgcggaaggctgtgcaccagaagaagaggtcatgatgcgcgcagtttgtttcaagcgagccatcgtgagatagctgcaaatggagaaaaaacgaaagggtcagaatgaatggaagaagagggaatgatgaatgtttcggtgaaaacagagaggggaaaggagaaggagatgcccaggtgaaaagagaaagaagaagaagcagaagtcaGAGCGAGGGCATgaaaaaaaccctagcgcgggttcgagagagggaaatagagaagatgaatgcatgataaccagaatgataaatgcaatcggtaaagatgaccaaaaaggggccagggagaagaaaaaccatacctttggatgatcgcaagagtttgggaagcagagaatttgaagaaagatgggtgtgcagaggagaagttcgcagagagtctgggagtcgaatgaagaagatggaggaacagtgaaagggcgcgccaatttgaataagagaagcgctagcgacgcacagcgctggccgttgatggggccacgtgtcgcgagattaagagaagaagtccaaacgttaaagaagcagcacgtgaggtggcacgtgaggcggccccacttgccacgtggactgagggcacgaccacttagtctcttcgctgagaacgagttctcgactcgagactggggggcttgtgatccgatcggtcatcggtagtcgatgacgtcagcatcagagaaccacgtggaccactcgcagggtgacacgtggaccaggtggcagagaggtcagggggacgatcgccaagagaggtgatcggtggtcagtaaccaagtgaccaccgacagatcaggcggcagagaggtcgggggacagatcatccagaatggtgatcggtggtcagtagccaagtggccaccaacagaccagttctcagactaacgcctgaaggcagaacgcgagaaatagataaacactgatcagtcatcggggtattgtcatcggggtctcgtgttacacgcagttaaactgggaataaggttcccagcgagagcgttacgcatggatctcgcatgagcacacctcagggaatcatgcacgagagtggcctgagggaactagtaaaccagtcagtggttggtgattccctcaacctattacgtgcatggcatcgtgaagggtaagctgtgtacgcagagagcaacgtttgatgagtgtgcctagaccagccacacccgacgttctcccaagagtatgcgatctgcccagataagagaaacatcctaagttaccccgcaagggcgtaacttaggcacacaaagagaggcgctagagcccttccagtaagtgacatgtgtgtggttagatgtgagttgcaggcctccacgtgtcatcatctgagaggggtgcggtccagacaaaagagcactccgtaccactaaaggtatagacaggcgcagccaagcgcagagatgcgcagacatgcacagactctcacgctccccactgctgattctgaaggtacgctttctctgaaaagcataacagggttttgacacatgccagaaaagcataacagaattctgttatgcccagaagcaggaaaagagagataaaagagagaatcagggtgagagtgggggagaggaaaaaaacatagagcaagagttttcacacacattactagttttctagtctttggtggttctgtggactaacttgatcgtcggagtgcaaacggccgctagaggcgccgtctgtgtgttttgcaggccacgtttggagaagcaagagaatgttctgagggtgattctgcagaagacgcagtcgcgtagacagggcagggagtgctacgaagcgattcctccacgttcgagttgccggcaggatcatatcctaatagctgggctttcgtcaaggcctttgacatactTTTTGGTTTTCTGgggtgtgcaccctcggttgatatctttcttcacttctttgaggtgaagaggcaaaggcacaacctctgggtgaccctcaATAACGTTCCCGAcagggttctcctgaccccctcccaaaactccttcactgggtggaagggtaggtttttcaaaatctgttgctCTGATCTCATGCCCTCCGCcctagatggttttccactatactgggtgagggagacgagagccctcaagtccaaacccttcaagaaactaacCCCGAACGACCAGGTGGTGTGTCGGATCCTAGCTGAGGCGgggggttttgactccgccactttgatcagtttggagttcaacgttggaaccctagagaagtatatatgtacGAGTGACTGTCTTAGAAACTTCCGCCTTTGATGCTTTCTAAATCTTTGCACGTTTTGCCTCATGATGTCTTTAACATGTTcctttcccttggtgcaggttcaaagATAGAGCAGCAGCGGAGGTCACAACTTACCCGGGCTCTGCGGGGTGAGAGCGGAGCTTCGTCTTCCTCCCATCCCgactccggaggccactgaaGAATGGTTCGTTTGTATTCTTTGTATGAGCACAGGGCATGTAATGTTTGCCCCGTTCGCCTTACTCCCATTTATCTCGAACACTACTTGTAAATTTGACTCCAGTGTACCATGCTTGGTTTTTGTAATGCTGCTTTACTTTTGCATATACTGTGCATTCTTTCTCCGTTatgtttcttggcgacgcctacgcttgggcgacgccttctaccttggcgacgctttctcttggcgacgccttctttcttggcgacaccttcttcttggcgacgccgtcttcttggcgacgccttctatCTTGGCAGCgccttcttcttggcgacgcctgtcgcCGCTTCGAACGGGAAAAAGATAAACACTAAAGACCAAGGCAAGGTTTTTCTCgaacttcttttttcttttatttgggtgacctcgttaaaaaaccctcgaaagggaaaaagagtgtccccttcaacaagattgttacatggctgcttacataagtcaactaaaataaaacttcaagttggctgcattccaactgcgcgggatgggacccccctccaaggtctctaggttgtacgaaccattgcccttagcctcggtaactctgaatggtccggtccacttggaagacaacttattctccagtTCGTATGGGTGAGCCATCCTCAAAACTAGGTCgccaacctgaaactgtcgtggcttcattttagagctatattgtcgctctactctacTCTATGAATTTCCTCGGAGCTTTcagcgtctcttggattactgtcctctgcctaccccctttgcctgagttagctagcttggcaagcaggtcagctctggcattctgctccctttgGACATGTACTAGCTCAAGAGCGCTAAATGCTCCTTTCAGCagttggacgtatttcagatatgccgccatctgcggggtcctttgcttggaactcgccTGATACCtgtcccgtaatcagctgggagttGCTTTTCACCAaaaggttctgcgcgcccatctccttagccaggagCATCCCTACAACCAGAGTTTCGtactcagcctgattattacttgccttgaaggcgaagcgcagagcttgctcgatcagcttgccattgggtccctccaagactattcccgcaccacttccttgttggttggaggagccatcaacagagagcaaccactgtgagcccgcctccacctcttgttcacctccgggcgagagttccgCCACAAAAtgtgcgtacacctgccctttgatggatcctctgggctcatactggatgtcaaattctgacaaatccaccgcccagcgcaccatcctcCCCGCTACGTCAGGTTTTTGCAATACcttttgtatagggaggttcgtcatcaccaccactgtaaagctgtggaagtaatggctgagcctcctggccgaaaaTACCACGACCAACgttgccttctccagcgcctggtatctcgtctccgcgccttgtaattgctcacaaaatagatgggcttttgaatctggtcctgctcctggaccagcacagagctgatagctTGCTCTGTCACCGCgaagtacagccggaggggcacacccgctaccggtttgcagaggaccggtggcgtcgcctgGTATTCTTTCAACctgatgaaagccgcttcgcattcatcagtccatgcaaaacgactattcctcttgaggcactggaaatatgggtgccccttctctcctccagcAGAAACAAATCTTGAGAGtgccgccatccgccccgtcagctgctgcacttcctttactgacgtcgggcttcgcatggcgatgattGCTGCGCATTTGtaggggttcgcctctattcccctctctgTGAGTATGAAACCTAgaaacttaccggcctctaccccgaagacacacttctcagggtttagcttgaggcggtacttggatatagtgacgaacaactcctctaggtccGCCACGTGTTGTGCCCTATCCTTCGATGCTaccaccatatcatccacgtaggcgtacacattccttcctaacatgggcgctaggaccttgtccatcagcctttggtaggtggcgcccgcgtttttcagcccaaaaggcatcaccttgtaacagtaactgctagtctccgtcatgaacgcagttttactctcatctcgcaggtgcatcttgatctggttgtatcccgagaatgcatccaggaAGCTAAGTACATTGCAGCCGGAGGCGCTGTCCACCAGCGCGTCGATcctgggcagtgggtacgagtccttcgggcacgctttatttaagtccgtgaagtccacgcacatcctcaaCTTctcattcgccttcttcaccaggacgacgttggccagccattcagggtattgaatctccctgatgtgccagcgctcagcagcttctgcgtttcttcccttaccaccagctgcctctcttcgttaaactttctccttctttggcgcacggggcggaccgtggcgtccatgctgaggtgatggcATAGGAAATCAGGATCGATGctgggcatatccgaggcagaccatgcgaaagcattcAAGTGACCTGAAATCACCCCTGCCACCTCCTCCTGCTCCTCTTGGCTCAGCAAACGCCCTAtcttaaacgttttgccgccaatctctcGTTCCACCACGTTAGCCGCCTACTGATCCTTGCTATTATCTTCAACGGGCGTcacctcttccacgggcgccgtgTCGTCGGGGCCTTCCTCCATGAGTGTATTTGCCTCGGGCGTCGCCCTCACGGGTATGGCATCGTCAGGTGTTGACCCAgagggcgtcgcctcaatcatcgtcgtgtctacacttggcggacgctcaaacaccatgaacacgcctctcttcgtttccAGGCTGTTCTCAAAACATTTTCGCGCCtcctcctgatccgacttgatgacaatcaccttgccgctgagatctggcagcttcatcttcatatggcgcgtggaggccACTGCATTCAGCCTATTCAACACCGGtctccccaacaaaatgttgtaagcggagttggcgtttacgaccaagtaccggatgctttcggtacgcgaggcctctccacctgtgaacgttgtcctcagctgcaagtagcctcggacttccacttgGTTGTctgcgaacccatataggcaccctgtaAAGGGCCTCAGaaggtcgggagacaaccgcaacttgttgaatgtcgaccagaataTGACGTCTGCAGAACTTCCCTGGTCAACTAGAACCTTGTGCACTTTTCTTCCAgccgtgacaaccgaaatgaccacgggatCATTGTTGTGCGGCACGACATCTCGCAGATCcgccctcgtgaacacgaggtccgactcccacggatCGCCTGAGATTCTCTCCTCaatcgagttgacccccctcgcgtatttctttcgcttgtaggcggtgggtcctccgccggaaaaacctccagcaatggtgtggacctcgccgagaacaggcatctcgtgcgcttgttCTTCCGTTGGCGCTGGCAGGGCGGCGGTCGTGGCGGGTTCTGCAACATAATCCTTTAGAAACCcgcttctcaccagctcatctagctggtaacccaacgacaggcagttgtcGATGTGATGACcaaaagcctcgtggaactcacaccaagagtctttccgaggccctaacaccttatcAGTCTTCgtcggtcgcctcaacctctcggctatattaggcacggcgatcaggtccttcaactccactacaaagttgtatctcgccggccttgccctctccctggccgggcgatcgcctcctgctggaccccggggctggggttttctggtttcataggggcgtctcccctccgGCTTCttcctccccgtcgtggtctcgttgaccctgacgggctgAATCCGTGTTTGCGCCCTCGGGCGGGAGGGCACAACGCTGGTTCGCTTCTCGCACACCTCCCCTTCGGAGGCGATATGCTCCACTGCCCGGCGCCGTATCTCAGCAAAAGTCCTTGGGCGATTGCGAATAATAGATTCGCAAAAGGGGCCGGGACACACGCCTTTCCTGAAGGCATACACAATCATAGGCTCCTCCGACGTTCCAACTTTCACCACCTGGGCAccgaagcggttgatgtattcctttagggtctccccttgatactgtttcacatcaaacagatcgtaggaaaCCGGCGGCGGGGCTTTCTTCGCCAAGTATTGCTCCCTAAACAGCTGCGACAACTGCcgaaaggaggtgatatggccatttggaaggctgatgaaccagtccattgcCATCCCTGTCAACATGCTCATAAAGATCTTGCACCTCGCGGCATCAGAGCCGCCTACTaacaccatctgcgtgtggaacgcagtgagatgcgcctcgggatcctccatccctgtaAAAATCGCTTTTGGCCCCgagaacgtgttggggatcgccGCATCCAGAATCtgctgcgagaagggagtggaaaactcccttggcggggtGAGATGCTCCATCTCATCATGTTCGCGTTGCCCCTGATTGTTCCTCaaaccccggcgcaactcctcatttatacgatggagctcttcgttcctcacatgcgaggcttcgagatccgcttgcatgcgttcttgttctatcttcgactccgccatatcatcctgcagcccccg from Phaseolus vulgaris cultivar G19833 chromosome 1, P. vulgaris v2.0, whole genome shotgun sequence carries:
- the LOC137815748 gene encoding uncharacterized protein; its protein translation is MQADLEASHVRNEELHRINEELRRGLRNNQGQREHDEMEHLTPPREFSTPFSQQILDAAIPNTFSGPKAIFTGMEDPEAHLTAFHTQMVLVGGSDAARCKIFMSMLTGMAMDWFISLPNGHITSFRQLSQLFREQYLAKKAPPPVSYDLFDVKQYQGETLKEYINRFGAQVVKVGTSEEPMIVYAFRKGVCPGPFCESIIRNRPRTFAEIRRRAVEHIASEGELDELVRSGFLKDYVAEPATTAALPAPTEEQAHEMPVLGEVHTIAGGFSGGGPTAYKRKKYARGVNSIEERISGDPWESDLVFTRADLRDVVPHNNDPVVISVVTAGRKVHKVLVDQGSSADVIFWSTFNKLRLSPDLLRPFTGCLYGFADNQVEVRGYLQLRTTFTGGEASRTESIRYLVVNANSAYNILLGRPVLNRLNAVASTRHMKMKLPDLSGKVIVIKSDQEEARKCFENSLETKRGVFMVFERPPSVDTTMIEATPSGSTPDDAIPVRATPEANTLMEEGPDDTAPVEEVTPVEDNSKDQ